Proteins found in one Saccharopolyspora phatthalungensis genomic segment:
- a CDS encoding HAD family hydrolase, whose translation MRSRQGHSPQLQDLCRIIGDGSCAAVSFDVFDTVLWRRVPRPADVFGLLGGRLRRAEVCPPWLGDAAFRRMRIDAEREARRCRGSLGSEVSLFDIWRRMPLSLFGGMELEELVQAEVEFEHALTVVDLDIASVADLARKECIPVVLVSDTYFTEDQLSYLLTRPELESLEGVRVFRSHAHGVNKADGLWPVVLNELGLRPEQLVHVGDDRRADHKVPGALGIRAVHYRKGGSGFGELLEREHRDTDLLGSFDPLLDPEHGDFGLTSLRAKILQAGARHDTTPEGAAWRYGAAVLGPVLTGFAEWVARTAHDAGTPVVWCPMREGELLAAMVNEAARVRGLAVEAKPLWLSRHVTSMAIVDSADRQSLAALIGRGYRLSVREVLDMLGLRPGEVPCLAHMLDTILDNGHTVDRVCDALTETPNLRNRLATTTAASRGRLVTALRGCGALDQPELVLVDLGWAGTTQRQLAQALRLAGVDVQVSGLYLATHEGASQVHMAGLRLESYLSQAGQPAEVALPAARSPEVLEQSVNATCGSLIDYSDDGQPILGPWVDDPRQTAQRHAVRDGVLSFQQMWNRYAENSTWNCPELSGSASRQLGTILARALRAPTADEAALFGGWRHEDNFGSSVITHLLPEDLVAALPYLSPGGLEELDMRDAFWPRLIAASDTRLAAAAHALDTGLLDADVFEPSISPCETRLRWRTPGGSWHDGVRRPVRINHNGLSFARLVLHEHDVAEVALAIPGRPAIVRVDWIEAKVFVAGRNVPSVLRWDTAEDIASLVMAECVYLGGNVVEFESPHSALWLPLAARSGGPVSSAQISIGFAMLPRSMSRLEPRIPPAARVARLAQRARAEYRDRGLVGLVAGAGRIFSRRLAGVR comes from the coding sequence ATGCGGTCGAGGCAAGGGCACAGTCCGCAGTTGCAAGACCTGTGCCGGATCATCGGCGACGGCTCCTGTGCCGCTGTGTCATTCGATGTGTTCGATACCGTGCTGTGGCGGCGGGTTCCGCGTCCGGCGGACGTTTTCGGCCTGCTCGGCGGTCGACTTCGCCGGGCGGAAGTCTGTCCGCCGTGGCTAGGCGACGCCGCATTCCGACGCATGCGCATCGACGCCGAGCGGGAGGCGCGCCGTTGCCGCGGTTCGTTGGGCAGCGAGGTCTCGCTGTTCGACATCTGGCGGCGGATGCCACTGAGCTTGTTCGGCGGGATGGAGCTTGAGGAGCTTGTGCAGGCCGAGGTCGAGTTCGAACACGCGCTGACGGTCGTGGACCTGGACATCGCTTCGGTCGCGGACCTGGCGCGCAAGGAGTGCATTCCGGTCGTGTTGGTGTCCGACACCTACTTCACCGAGGACCAGCTGTCCTACCTGCTGACCCGGCCGGAACTCGAGTCGCTGGAGGGCGTGCGCGTGTTCCGCTCGCACGCGCACGGCGTGAACAAGGCGGACGGCCTGTGGCCCGTCGTGTTGAACGAGCTCGGGCTGCGCCCCGAGCAGTTGGTGCACGTCGGCGATGACCGGAGAGCAGATCACAAAGTCCCGGGTGCGCTCGGGATCCGCGCGGTCCACTACCGGAAGGGGGGCAGTGGTTTCGGCGAGTTGCTGGAGCGCGAGCACCGGGACACTGACCTGCTGGGATCGTTCGACCCGCTCCTGGATCCCGAGCACGGTGACTTCGGGCTGACGAGCTTGCGCGCGAAGATCCTTCAGGCCGGTGCTCGACATGACACCACACCGGAGGGCGCTGCCTGGCGATACGGGGCCGCGGTGCTCGGGCCCGTCTTGACGGGTTTCGCCGAGTGGGTGGCACGGACCGCGCACGACGCCGGAACCCCTGTGGTGTGGTGTCCGATGCGGGAGGGCGAGCTGCTGGCGGCGATGGTCAACGAAGCCGCCCGCGTTCGAGGGCTGGCCGTGGAGGCGAAGCCCTTGTGGTTGTCGCGGCACGTGACGTCGATGGCCATCGTGGACTCGGCCGACCGGCAGTCGCTCGCCGCGTTGATCGGGCGCGGTTATCGGCTGAGCGTGCGAGAAGTGCTCGACATGCTGGGCCTGCGGCCGGGCGAGGTGCCTTGCCTGGCGCACATGCTCGATACGATCCTGGACAACGGCCACACCGTCGACCGGGTCTGCGACGCGTTGACCGAGACCCCGAACCTGCGCAACCGGCTGGCGACGACGACCGCGGCGAGCCGGGGACGCCTCGTTACCGCGCTGCGCGGCTGCGGAGCCCTGGACCAGCCGGAACTGGTGCTGGTCGACCTCGGGTGGGCCGGCACGACCCAGCGGCAACTCGCGCAGGCGCTGCGCTTGGCCGGAGTCGACGTCCAGGTTTCGGGTCTGTACCTGGCGACCCACGAGGGTGCCTCGCAGGTGCACATGGCCGGGCTGCGCCTGGAGAGCTATCTGTCCCAGGCCGGTCAGCCCGCCGAGGTCGCGCTCCCGGCCGCGCGCAGCCCCGAGGTGCTCGAACAGTCCGTCAACGCCACGTGTGGCTCGTTGATCGACTACTCCGACGACGGGCAGCCGATCCTGGGGCCCTGGGTGGACGATCCCCGCCAAACCGCGCAACGCCATGCGGTCCGCGACGGCGTGCTGTCCTTCCAGCAGATGTGGAACCGCTACGCCGAGAACTCGACATGGAACTGTCCGGAACTGAGCGGGTCGGCGAGCAGGCAACTCGGCACGATCCTCGCGCGCGCGTTGCGCGCACCCACGGCGGACGAAGCCGCGTTGTTCGGCGGCTGGCGACACGAGGACAACTTCGGGTCTTCGGTCATCACGCATCTCCTGCCTGAAGACCTTGTCGCAGCCCTCCCCTACCTGTCGCCCGGCGGCCTCGAAGAGCTCGACATGCGGGACGCCTTCTGGCCACGGCTCATCGCCGCGTCCGACACCCGCCTGGCCGCCGCGGCCCACGCCCTGGACACCGGGCTGCTCGACGCCGACGTATTCGAGCCTTCTATCTCGCCCTGCGAGACGCGGCTTCGCTGGCGGACTCCGGGAGGCAGTTGGCACGACGGCGTGCGGCGACCGGTGCGGATCAACCACAATGGCCTGTCCTTCGCACGGCTCGTGCTCCACGAACACGACGTCGCGGAGGTGGCGCTGGCGATACCGGGAAGACCGGCGATCGTGCGGGTGGACTGGATCGAGGCCAAAGTCTTCGTTGCGGGTCGCAACGTGCCCTCGGTATTGCGCTGGGACACCGCCGAGGACATCGCTTCGCTGGTCATGGCCGAGTGCGTTTATCTCGGCGGCAACGTCGTCGAGTTCGAGTCACCGCATTCGGCGCTGTGGCTGCCGCTGGCCGCCCGCAGCGGCGGCCCGGTTAGTTCCGCGCAGATCAGCATCGGTTTCGCGATGCTGCCGCGTTCGATGTCGCGGCTGGAGCCCCGGATCCCTCCCGCGGCGCGCGTAGCCAGGCTCGCTCAGCGGGCGCGCGCGGAATACCGTGACCGTGGTCTCGTCGGCCTCGTGGCCGGGGCCGGCCGGATCTTCTCCCGGCGCTTGGCGGGTGTCCGATGA
- a CDS encoding class I SAM-dependent methyltransferase, producing MSTASDCPHRIGSRHDPHAQAREARRQPLLLHSMSVYRELFEVIFEHRTITTIVEIGVESGHGSAMYAELGASDVYCVEPEPSDELRAYACEHDALHLVEIPSPKALETIPPADLYIVDGDHNYAVVRRELDWILTHAPDAVIVLHDVLWPCARRDLYYEPLSIPPEERHPASADGPTVWQDELTPAGLVGLGAFRTAEHAGGERNGVMTAVEDALEQSDDRWHCELVPAVFGLGVLVRRTDISADKLLEALRPYGRSRLLAAMENNRIALYTRVLQLQYEAAAHAMDADRLAEEIARASSEKNNIATALDDAVARHSAEMESLRRKNNLLEQQIEELANRTIASRVRTLFRRGATRGS from the coding sequence ATGAGCACCGCATCCGACTGCCCGCATCGCATCGGCAGCAGGCACGATCCGCACGCGCAGGCCCGCGAGGCGCGTCGGCAGCCGCTGCTGCTGCACTCGATGTCGGTCTACCGCGAGTTGTTCGAGGTCATCTTCGAGCACCGCACGATCACCACAATCGTCGAGATCGGAGTGGAGTCCGGCCACGGCAGCGCGATGTACGCCGAGCTCGGTGCCTCCGATGTGTACTGCGTAGAGCCAGAGCCCTCCGACGAGCTCAGGGCATACGCGTGCGAACACGATGCCCTCCACCTGGTGGAGATCCCTTCCCCCAAAGCGCTGGAGACGATCCCGCCGGCCGATCTGTACATAGTGGATGGTGATCACAATTACGCCGTGGTGCGGCGGGAGCTCGACTGGATCCTCACCCACGCCCCGGACGCGGTCATCGTGCTGCACGACGTGCTGTGGCCCTGCGCACGACGAGACCTCTACTACGAACCGCTGTCGATACCGCCGGAGGAACGGCATCCGGCCAGTGCGGACGGACCCACCGTCTGGCAGGACGAACTGACCCCCGCCGGCCTGGTCGGGCTGGGCGCGTTCCGTACCGCGGAGCACGCTGGTGGGGAACGCAATGGCGTTATGACCGCGGTCGAGGACGCACTGGAGCAATCGGATGACCGGTGGCACTGCGAACTCGTTCCCGCGGTCTTCGGACTCGGGGTTCTCGTCAGGCGCACGGACATCAGCGCCGACAAGCTCCTGGAAGCCCTGCGCCCCTACGGACGGTCACGCCTGCTCGCGGCGATGGAGAACAATCGGATAGCCCTTTACACCCGGGTCCTCCAACTCCAGTACGAGGCGGCGGCGCACGCCATGGATGCCGACCGGCTCGCGGAAGAGATCGCTCGCGCATCAAGCGAGAAGAACAACATCGCAACCGCCCTGGACGACGCCGTTGCCCGACACTCCGCAGAAATGGAATCGCTGCGCCGAAAGAACAACCTGCTGGAACAACAGATCGAGGAACTGGCCAACCGGACGATCGCCAGCCGCGTCCGGACGCTGTTTCGACGGGGCGCTACCAGGGGTTCATAG
- a CDS encoding glucosyltransferase, translated as MTARQEELSSSAKDTTGCAGQTRDFRHRLRVVLYCACWVVATTYLQLARGSGRAADVIWAEDGGVFFNQAIRHPLWHNIFVPHAGYLQVIARVAVQPAAHLPLSWVAWWLAGIAALTVAFVSLVVWFASVRVVRSWWARALLTALVPLLPQAGFEVNATVCNLHWYLAYAAFWVLLAASNSWRGQLGALFVVALAALSDPLTALVLPAAVVGVLRSPRRRLALIAPVGMIVALASQAWVHLTRTVPYRASPTDFAELPRIYAARVALPSATGDRLLGPIHERLGMPVVVLAGALVCAALIALVLNADRKTRLVAFLSLAVSVAFLFVPVGLRGTAGFFDGNELGLAGSRYTIVPILMLWTAMVMVLDRLADRALPTGAPGLIGTTTVAVLAVQLITDWGGPTVRANGPSWQAEVRAAQVNCQGPPGSHGFQETAVVAEAHGKTSAPIVPAPDDITISLSPLPPAGASPLFAVVVPCAKLRDIR; from the coding sequence ATGACGGCTAGGCAGGAAGAACTGTCGTCAAGTGCCAAGGACACGACGGGTTGTGCTGGCCAGACACGGGATTTCCGGCACCGGCTCCGCGTGGTCCTTTATTGCGCTTGTTGGGTCGTGGCGACGACCTACCTGCAACTGGCCCGCGGTTCGGGTCGCGCGGCGGACGTCATCTGGGCCGAGGACGGCGGCGTCTTCTTCAACCAGGCGATACGCCACCCGCTGTGGCACAACATCTTTGTACCGCACGCCGGGTACCTGCAAGTGATCGCCCGTGTCGCGGTGCAACCGGCAGCGCACCTGCCGCTGTCATGGGTGGCCTGGTGGCTGGCCGGGATCGCCGCACTCACCGTCGCGTTCGTCTCCTTGGTGGTGTGGTTCGCCAGCGTTCGGGTCGTTCGGTCGTGGTGGGCTCGGGCGCTGCTCACAGCCTTGGTGCCCCTGCTGCCCCAAGCGGGGTTCGAGGTCAATGCCACCGTGTGCAACCTGCACTGGTACCTCGCCTACGCGGCGTTCTGGGTGCTGCTGGCGGCTTCGAATTCGTGGAGAGGACAGCTCGGCGCTTTGTTCGTGGTTGCCCTGGCCGCGCTATCCGACCCACTGACGGCGCTGGTGCTGCCGGCTGCGGTCGTGGGGGTGCTCCGGTCCCCCAGGCGGCGCCTCGCCCTGATCGCGCCGGTCGGCATGATCGTCGCACTGGCCTCGCAGGCGTGGGTACACCTCACTCGGACGGTCCCGTACCGGGCGAGTCCGACCGATTTCGCCGAGCTACCGCGAATCTACGCGGCGAGGGTGGCGCTGCCTTCGGCAACCGGTGATCGACTGCTCGGACCGATCCATGAGCGACTCGGTATGCCGGTGGTCGTGCTCGCCGGGGCGCTGGTCTGTGCCGCACTGATCGCCCTGGTGCTCAATGCCGACCGAAAGACACGCCTGGTCGCGTTCTTGTCGCTCGCCGTGTCCGTCGCGTTCCTCTTCGTACCGGTCGGTCTCCGTGGCACGGCCGGATTTTTCGACGGCAACGAACTCGGACTCGCGGGGTCGCGGTACACGATCGTTCCAATCCTCATGCTGTGGACAGCAATGGTCATGGTCCTGGACCGCCTTGCCGACCGCGCACTTCCCACGGGCGCGCCTGGGCTGATAGGGACAACGACGGTCGCGGTGCTCGCGGTCCAACTGATCACCGACTGGGGCGGCCCAACGGTGCGTGCCAACGGTCCTTCCTGGCAAGCCGAAGTACGTGCCGCACAGGTCAATTGCCAGGGCCCGCCCGGATCACACGGCTTCCAGGAAACCGCCGTCGTCGCCGAGGCACACGGTAAGACCTCAGCACCGATTGTTCCCGCGCCCGACGACATCACGATCTCGCTCTCGCCGTTGCCACCGGCCGGGGCCTCGCCACTGTTCGCCGTCGTAGTTCCGTGCGCGAAACTACGCGACATCAGATGA
- a CDS encoding GntR family transcriptional regulator has product MKPLSGDNASLTERVFERIRTAILSGELVPGSLYSVVDIASQLGVSRTPVREALLQFAANGMVRFERSRGVRILELSVKDIEEIYSLRLLLEAPSAYRAATHMNDRDRAVFKKAFAGMRKASDAGDERLFQQHDVVFHETIVRAAGNERVVQVVANTRSQMHALGLSTIKTRTLADILAAHERIYDAILAKDATGAGEAVQDHLIGTLKVLVQQSLDSTEAGEDYQPPVARLKLLP; this is encoded by the coding sequence GTGAAGCCACTGTCGGGCGACAACGCCTCCTTGACCGAGCGGGTTTTCGAGCGGATCAGGACTGCCATCCTTTCCGGGGAATTGGTGCCCGGCTCGCTGTACTCGGTCGTGGACATCGCGAGCCAGCTAGGCGTGTCACGCACACCCGTGCGTGAGGCACTGCTGCAGTTCGCGGCCAATGGCATGGTCCGGTTCGAACGCAGCCGTGGCGTGCGCATCCTCGAACTGTCGGTCAAGGACATCGAAGAGATCTATTCGCTGAGGCTGCTACTGGAGGCGCCTTCCGCCTATCGCGCGGCCACGCACATGAACGATCGCGATCGCGCGGTCTTCAAGAAGGCGTTCGCCGGGATGCGCAAGGCGAGCGATGCCGGCGACGAACGCCTCTTTCAGCAGCACGATGTGGTCTTTCACGAGACAATTGTCCGCGCGGCGGGCAACGAGCGAGTCGTCCAAGTGGTGGCCAACACGCGCTCGCAGATGCACGCACTGGGTCTTTCCACGATCAAGACGCGAACGCTCGCCGACATCCTCGCCGCCCACGAAAGGATTTACGACGCCATTCTCGCCAAGGATGCGACCGGTGCCGGCGAGGCGGTGCAGGACCATCTCATTGGCACGCTCAAAGTGCTGGTGCAGCAGTCACTCGACTCAACCGAGGCCGGCGAGGACTATCAGCCCCCCGTCGCGCGGTTGAAACTGCTTCCCTAG
- a CDS encoding dihydroxy-acid dehydratase — protein sequence MSENEFTSAVDHSRTSYGDEGFSRFLRRAFLASRGYDDVDLDRPVIGIAVTTSDYNTCHRDMPALLEAVRRGVLEAGGLPMEFPTISLGEILTSPTSMLFRNLMAMDTEEMIQALPMDAAVLLGGCDKTVPAQLMAAASSDKPVLLEVVGPMMTGSWRGQRLGACTDCRRLWASHRAGELDTAEITEARSELVTTAGTCAVMGTASTMACLTETLGMMLPGGATPGAPTGARLRHGVATGRRAVELARQGAPKPRDVLTRAAFENAIKVLAALGGSTNALVHLIAVARRAGVELSLADFDTIGAKVPLLVDCKPSGANYMPDFHRSGGVPVLLNELEPHLETSTVGVTGRSLAELLSDVRPHEATRDVIRPLDDPLGPPGALAVLTGSLCPNGAVIKTSAASPELLQHTGPAFVLDAGQDIAAVLDDPDLDITPDHVLVLRMAGPIAAGMPEAGALPIPAKLARRGVRDMVRVSDGRMSGTSYGTVVLHCDPEAAAGGPLAAVRNGDLIRLDIPARRIDLLVDEDELSRRLREFTPAPPPARGWRRLYAETVLPASQGADLSFL from the coding sequence ATGTCTGAGAATGAGTTCACGTCCGCGGTCGACCACAGCCGGACCTCGTACGGAGACGAGGGGTTCAGCCGGTTCCTGCGCCGCGCGTTTCTCGCCTCCCGCGGATACGACGACGTCGACCTCGACCGGCCCGTGATCGGGATCGCGGTGACCACGTCGGACTACAACACGTGCCACCGCGATATGCCGGCCCTCCTGGAGGCGGTGCGGCGGGGGGTTCTCGAAGCCGGCGGGCTGCCCATGGAGTTTCCCACGATCTCGCTCGGCGAGATCCTCACCTCGCCGACCTCCATGCTGTTCCGGAACCTCATGGCGATGGACACCGAAGAGATGATCCAGGCGCTGCCGATGGACGCGGCCGTGCTGCTCGGCGGATGCGACAAGACCGTCCCGGCGCAGCTGATGGCCGCGGCGTCGTCGGACAAGCCGGTGCTGCTGGAAGTCGTGGGGCCGATGATGACGGGCAGTTGGCGCGGGCAACGGCTGGGCGCCTGCACCGACTGCCGCCGGCTGTGGGCGAGCCACCGGGCCGGTGAGCTGGACACCGCGGAGATCACCGAGGCGCGCAGCGAGCTGGTGACGACCGCAGGCACCTGTGCGGTCATGGGTACCGCGTCGACGATGGCCTGCCTGACCGAAACACTCGGCATGATGCTCCCGGGCGGAGCCACCCCTGGCGCGCCGACCGGCGCACGGCTACGGCACGGCGTCGCCACCGGGCGGCGCGCCGTCGAACTGGCCCGGCAGGGCGCGCCGAAACCCCGGGATGTCCTTACCAGGGCCGCGTTCGAAAACGCCATCAAGGTCCTGGCCGCCCTCGGCGGTTCCACCAACGCGCTGGTTCACCTGATCGCGGTGGCTCGGCGAGCGGGTGTCGAGCTGTCGCTCGCCGACTTCGACACCATCGGCGCTAAGGTTCCGCTCCTCGTGGACTGCAAACCGTCCGGCGCCAATTACATGCCGGACTTCCATCGGTCCGGTGGGGTCCCGGTACTGCTCAATGAGCTTGAACCGCACCTGGAAACGTCGACGGTCGGCGTCACCGGGCGTTCCCTGGCCGAACTGCTAAGCGACGTCCGGCCCCACGAGGCCACGCGAGACGTCATCCGGCCGCTCGACGATCCGCTCGGTCCGCCCGGCGCGCTCGCGGTGCTGACCGGTTCTCTCTGCCCGAACGGCGCGGTGATCAAGACGTCGGCCGCGAGCCCGGAACTGTTGCAGCACACCGGCCCGGCCTTCGTCCTCGATGCCGGGCAGGACATCGCCGCGGTGCTGGACGACCCCGATCTTGACATCACCCCGGATCACGTACTCGTGCTACGCATGGCCGGACCGATCGCCGCCGGCATGCCCGAGGCCGGGGCGTTGCCGATTCCGGCGAAACTGGCGCGCCGGGGAGTTCGCGACATGGTCAGGGTTTCCGACGGGAGGATGAGCGGCACCTCCTACGGAACCGTCGTGCTGCACTGCGATCCCGAGGCCGCGGCGGGCGGGCCGCTCGCGGCGGTGCGCAACGGCGACCTCATCCGGCTGGACATTCCGGCGCGGCGGATCGACCTTCTCGTGGACGAGGACGAGCTGTCGCGACGCCTGCGCGAGTTCACGCCCGCGCCGCCGCCGGCTCGTGGCTGGCGGCGGCTCTACGCCGAGACGGTCCTACCGGCCAGTCAAGGTGCTGACCTGTCGTTCTTGTAG
- a CDS encoding cyclase family protein, translating to MCGPELITETTRRKIAAYAAEFRKVTKSPFGADDEIGMLNLLSPESAREVIRRADGGAAIDLSVDMFVGMPSWVKAGDPAFQQWMTHTPDGTILDDLTGAGDAQNRLVSYSGDAVSMYTHTGTHIDTLNHFGYHGEIWNGFSAAQHLSSRHWTKCGADKIPPIIGRGVLFDVAGLHGVDMLPANYGIGADDLRAALERQGTTFLPGDIALVRTGRMTQWPDPARYIDNSPGLNLDGARFLARAGAALIGGDNSALEQMPADDPENWQTVHTYLLGEAGVPIMELVDCEQLAAESLHEFAFIGAGLKIRGATGAPMRPIAMPLTS from the coding sequence GTGTGTGGACCTGAGCTGATCACCGAGACGACGCGCCGCAAGATCGCGGCGTACGCCGCCGAGTTCCGGAAGGTGACCAAGAGCCCGTTCGGCGCCGACGACGAGATCGGCATGCTCAACCTGCTGTCGCCGGAATCGGCGCGGGAGGTGATCCGGCGGGCGGATGGCGGTGCCGCGATCGACTTGTCCGTCGACATGTTCGTGGGCATGCCGTCGTGGGTCAAGGCCGGCGACCCGGCGTTCCAGCAGTGGATGACCCACACGCCCGACGGCACGATCCTCGACGACCTGACCGGCGCCGGGGACGCGCAAAACCGGCTGGTGTCCTATTCCGGCGACGCGGTGTCGATGTACACCCATACCGGAACGCATATCGACACGCTCAACCACTTCGGCTACCACGGCGAAATATGGAACGGGTTCTCCGCGGCGCAGCATCTGAGCTCGCGGCATTGGACCAAGTGCGGCGCCGACAAGATTCCGCCCATTATCGGCCGCGGCGTGCTCTTCGACGTGGCCGGACTGCACGGCGTGGACATGCTGCCCGCCAATTACGGGATCGGTGCCGACGACCTGCGCGCCGCGCTGGAACGGCAGGGCACCACGTTCTTGCCCGGGGACATCGCACTGGTCCGGACCGGACGGATGACCCAGTGGCCGGATCCGGCGCGCTATATCGACAACAGTCCGGGCCTGAACCTGGACGGCGCTCGGTTCCTGGCCCGGGCGGGAGCCGCGTTGATCGGCGGCGATAACTCCGCGCTTGAGCAGATGCCGGCCGACGATCCGGAGAACTGGCAAACAGTCCATACCTATCTTCTCGGGGAGGCCGGGGTGCCGATCATGGAGCTCGTCGACTGCGAACAGCTCGCCGCGGAGTCGCTCCACGAGTTCGCCTTCATCGGCGCTGGCCTGAAGATCCGAGGCGCGACCGGCGCGCCGATGCGACCAATCGCGATGCCGCTGACCAGCTGA
- a CDS encoding carbon-nitrogen hydrolase family protein gives MSRTDEAVRVAVAQLPSAGPNLDVNLCATIDAIELAGAAGNDLVVFPECTLSGYMFAARAEAEQVAIGLGDQRIEHLVRACRRASTVAVVGFLEADGDALYNCAATLGPDGVLGTYRKQHLPYLGADRFVEPGRGEAPRVVTTPIGRIGVMICFDLRFPESARVLALQGADIIAMPTAWPQDAVFLADHVTRVRALENLVYLAVADRAGDENGTTFLGQSQVVSPAGEVLINAGNDHGVFGTEVDLAQARQKKLVKIPGEYELGIFAERKPAQYTEITRPVESSTREAR, from the coding sequence TTGAGTCGGACGGATGAAGCGGTACGGGTCGCGGTTGCCCAACTACCTTCGGCGGGACCGAATCTCGACGTCAACCTCTGCGCCACGATTGACGCGATCGAATTGGCCGGGGCGGCGGGCAATGATCTCGTCGTGTTTCCGGAATGCACGCTCAGTGGTTACATGTTCGCCGCGCGTGCCGAGGCCGAGCAGGTGGCGATCGGCCTGGGTGACCAACGAATCGAACACCTCGTGCGGGCATGCCGCCGCGCGTCGACCGTCGCGGTGGTCGGGTTTCTCGAAGCCGATGGCGACGCGCTCTACAACTGTGCGGCGACCCTTGGACCGGACGGCGTGCTCGGAACCTATCGCAAACAGCACCTGCCCTACCTCGGCGCCGATCGCTTCGTCGAGCCCGGTCGCGGCGAGGCACCCCGCGTCGTGACGACCCCGATCGGCCGCATCGGCGTGATGATCTGCTTCGATCTCCGCTTCCCCGAATCGGCGCGGGTGCTCGCCCTGCAAGGAGCGGACATCATCGCGATGCCGACCGCTTGGCCGCAGGACGCCGTCTTTCTCGCCGACCACGTCACCCGGGTCCGAGCCCTGGAGAATCTCGTCTACCTCGCGGTCGCCGACCGAGCCGGCGACGAGAACGGCACGACTTTCCTAGGCCAGAGCCAGGTGGTCTCGCCCGCCGGAGAGGTGTTGATCAACGCCGGAAATGATCACGGAGTCTTCGGCACCGAGGTGGACCTGGCCCAGGCGCGCCAGAAGAAGCTCGTGAAGATTCCCGGCGAATACGAGCTCGGCATCTTCGCGGAGCGCAAACCCGCTCAGTACACCGAGATTACGCGTCCCGTCGAGTCGTCAACCCGCGAGGCACGGTAG
- a CDS encoding SDR family NAD(P)-dependent oxidoreductase codes for MVTGAGGGIGAAVARSVASTGKPVLLVDRNAEGIERLAVELASEGRQARAKLADVTDEAAVEGAVDAALDEWGGIGGLVNCAATMVSRPLTETTLADWTRVLGVNATGTFLTCKHVVRTLVRQGSGGSIVNLSSISGRVGLRNQPAYCASKGAVLQLSRQIAADYARQKIRCNVVSPGSVRTEQLRTYLAAQRDPAAAERELVESHPLRRIADVSEISSIIVFLLSPQASFITGADVPVDGGYTAV; via the coding sequence GTGGTCACCGGCGCCGGCGGCGGGATCGGGGCCGCCGTGGCGCGCTCCGTCGCCTCCACCGGCAAACCCGTGTTGCTGGTCGACCGGAACGCGGAGGGCATCGAACGGCTGGCGGTGGAGCTGGCATCCGAAGGGAGGCAGGCGCGCGCCAAGCTCGCCGACGTCACCGACGAGGCAGCGGTCGAGGGCGCTGTCGACGCGGCGCTCGACGAGTGGGGCGGGATCGGCGGTCTGGTCAACTGCGCCGCCACGATGGTCTCGCGCCCTCTCACCGAGACCACGCTCGCGGACTGGACGCGGGTGCTCGGTGTGAACGCGACGGGAACCTTTCTCACCTGCAAACATGTCGTCCGGACACTGGTCAGGCAGGGATCGGGCGGCTCCATCGTCAACCTTTCGTCGATCTCGGGGCGAGTGGGGCTGCGCAACCAGCCCGCATACTGCGCGTCCAAGGGCGCGGTGCTCCAGTTAAGCCGGCAGATCGCCGCCGACTACGCGCGCCAGAAAATCCGCTGCAACGTGGTGAGCCCGGGTTCGGTGCGGACCGAACAGCTGCGCACCTACCTTGCCGCGCAACGGGATCCGGCGGCGGCCGAACGTGAGCTCGTCGAATCCCATCCGCTACGGCGGATCGCGGATGTCTCCGAGATCTCCTCGATCATCGTGTTCCTGCTGAGTCCCCAGGCGAGCTTCATCACCGGCGCCGATGTGCCCGTCGACGGCGGCTACACCGCTGTGTGA